A single region of the Silene latifolia isolate original U9 population chromosome 8, ASM4854445v1, whole genome shotgun sequence genome encodes:
- the LOC141595943 gene encoding uncharacterized protein LOC141595943, with the protein MISKFKYNHYYPFILPQLSQFPKFPPKIQLNQPIKNPNKTLNHTKNPQFPKINLKMSSPSPSSWSCSSCTFLNPPSQKLSCQICQTPSSTNTISSSSSTHKWTCKACTFLNSYSNTNCEICDTRIPSINLDYTNDDFVKHNVGSIFFPLRKCSSSSMTRVSNPGDGNLDLGIHDKVRIQMGTDHIAQKRVQEPFSENNKEDYGGAVTDPRSSEIVEDSECNIVFKRKRDPSDFLEKPVAFNGFRDVKSSKKQATVLGGKVKDTGSSNDSVFSEISENGEIKNVSGTIKILSYNVWFRDEIEGRLRMQAIGNLIQLHSPDVICFQEVNSALYDIFQRSSWWKKYRCSVSFERSQNEAYFCMQLAKIPVKSFSRRPFSYTAMCRELCITQLELNNSKSLVIATSHLESPCPGPPKWDQMYSKERVNQAKEAITFLQQFPNVIFCGDMNWDDKKDGRFPYTEGWFDAWEKLRPTEVGYTYDTKSNKMLSGNWTLQKRLDRFVCHLPDFKVTGIEMIGTEPILGLEYKKEKKTRGKIQELTLPVYPSDHYGLLLTLTTV; encoded by the exons atgatttcaaaattcaaatacAATCACTACTACCCCTTCATTCTCCCCCAACTCTCTCAATTCCCCAAATTCCCTCCTAAAATCCAATTAAACCAACCCATCAAaaaccctaataaaaccctaaatcaCACTAAAAATCCCCAATTTCCCAAAATCAATCTCAAAAtgtcatcaccatcaccatcatcatggtCATGTTCATCATGCACATTCCTAAACCCACCTTCCCAAAAACTTTCTTGCCAAATTTGCCAAACACCTTCATCAACAAACactatatcatcatcatcatctacacATAAATGGACATGTAAAGCTTGCACCTTTCTGAATTCTTACAGTAATACAAATTGTGAAATTTGTGATACTCGTATTCCTTCTATTAATCTTGATTATACTAATGATGATTTTGTTAAACATAATGTTGGTTCAATCTTTTTTCCTTTGAGAAAGTGTTCTTCTTCTTCTATGACTCGGGTTTCGAACCCGGGTGATGGAAATCTTGATTTGGGTATTCATGATAAGGTCCGAATTCAAATGGGTACTGATCACATTGCTCAAAAACGGGTTCAAGAACCTTTTTCAG AGAATAATAAGGAAGATTATGGTGGAGCTGTGACGGATCCAAGATCATCTGAGATTGTTGAAGATAGTGAATGCAATATTGTGTTTAAGAGAAAGCGAGATCCGAGTGATTTTCTTGAAAAGCCTGTTGCTTTCAATGGATTTCGTGATGTTAAATCTTCTAAGAAGCAAGCAACAGTTCTAG GTGGAAAAGTTAAGGATACAGGATCATCGAATGACTCAGTTTTCTCGGAGATTTCTGAGAATGGTGAAATTAAGAATGTCTCAGGCACAATAAAGATCTTATCATATAATGTCTGGTTTAGAGATGAAATCGAGGGACGTTTGAGGATGCAGGCAATCGGTAACCTTATTCAGCTTCATTCCCCTGATGTCATTTGTTTTCAG GAGGTCAACTCTGCTCTCTATGACATTTTTCAGAGATCCTCGTGGTGGAAAAAATATCGTTGTTCAGTCTCATTCGAAAGGTCCCAAAATGAGGCATACTTTTGCATGCAG TTAGCCAAAATTCCTGTTAAATCATTCAGCCGCAGACCATTCAGCTATACAGCGATGTGTCGGGAACTCTGCATTACACAACTTGAACTGAACAATAGCAAGTCACTAGTTATTGCTACGAGCCATCTTGAAAGTCCTTGCCCTGGCCCGCCAAAATGGGATCAAATGTACAGTAAGGAGCGTGTTAACCAGGCAAAGGAAGCCATAACCTTTCTTCAGCAGTTTCCGAATGTCATTTTCTGCGGTGACATGAACTGGGATGACAAAAAGGATGGTCGGTTCCCGTATACTGAGGGATGGTTCGATGCTTGGGAAAAGTTAAGGCCCACTGAGGTTGGATATACATATGATACCAAGTCTAATAAAATGTTGTCAGGAAATTGGACTTTACAAAAACGTCTCGATAGATTTGTTTGCCACTTGCCCGATTTCAAGGTCACTGGGATTGAGATGATCGGAACTGAACCAATACTCGGATTGGAGTACAAGAAAGAGAAGAAAACGAGAGGTAAAATTCAAGAATTAACCCTGCCAGTTTACCCTAGTGACCATTATGGTTTACTTTTGACATTAACTACTGTATAA